The Sporichthyaceae bacterium genome includes the window TGATGGCGTCGGTGACCTTCTGCAGGTCCGCGGTGGCGATGGCCAGCGCGGAGACCACGGCGTTGGTCGGTTTGGCCAGGTCGATGTCGCCGGAGCCGATGCTCGGCGCCGGCGACGCGATGGCGGAGGGCGTCGCGTTGGTGCTCGTCGACGTCGAGTCGTCGTCGGCCGCCTCGTCGGTCTCCAACTGGGCCTTGGCCCTGGCCAGGGTCGCCTTGGCCGCGGTGACCGCGGCGTCCAGGTCGGTGGTGTCCAGCGTGGCGAGGGTGTCGCCGGGGCTGACCTTGTCGCCGACGGCCACCTCGACCTTCTTGACGGTGCCGGACACCCCGAACGAGGCGTCCTGCTGGGTCAGCTTGGAAACTGTGCCGGTCAGCGTCACCAATTGATCCACCTCGCCGACGGAGGCCGAAGCGGTCCGATAGGCCGGGCCGCTGTCGCCGTGGTCGGCGTAGGCCACGCCGGCACCGGTGATGACCAGACCGCCGAGGGCAATCGGCACGCCGCGGCGCAGCAGGACTGCCTTACGGCCACGGAGCAGAGCGCAGGACAACATGGGACACGCCTTTCGGACGATCGGGTCGGTGGACTGACGCAGAATCAGGAAGTGGTGGTCGCAGCGGCGCCGTTGCCGCGGCCGCCGAAGCCGGCGCTGCAGGTGCCGTTCTGAGCCGGGCTCAGCGCGATCGAGGTCGCGGTCAGCGTCCCGTCGGTGCCGGTGGTGCCCAGCGCGGCCACGCACTTACCGACCTTGAGATCGGCGGAGGACGCCGAGGCGGATTTGGTGTAGGTGGTCGCCGAGGACAGTGTCACGGTGCGGGTGACCGTGGTGATGGTCGGTGTGGTGGAGGCGGCCGACCCGGAGGTGTTCTGGTTGAACTGCGGCTGCTGGGATTCCACGGTCACCGTGTCACCGTCGACCTTGGTGATCGTGCCGTTGGCGCCCCGCGGCCCCATGCCGCGCCCGGCAGGGTTCCCGCCCGCCGCGCCGCTCTGGCCGGTGGCGTCCGCGGGAGGCTGCCCGGTCGGCGCCTGGCCACCGGCGCCCGGCCCGGGGAAGCCGGCGCCGAGGTTGCCGCCGCCCCCGCCGAAGCCGCCGGTGCAGGACCCATCGACCGGATCGGAGATGCTGACCGAGGACGCGGCCACCGGGACGGAGTTATCCGTCGAGGTCGTCGTCCCGGTGTCGGCCGAGCGGACCGAGATGCACTTGCCGACCGCGAGGTCGGACTTGGCGGCGCTGACCGTCTGGGTGAGCTTGGTCGAGCCGGTGTAGGTGACCGCGGTCTGCGTGGTGGTGCTCTGCACCTGCAGGGTCTTGCCGGTGACCTCGGCGATCCGGCCGTTGGCGCCGGGGAAGTTCCGGGTGCCGCCAGGGGTGCCGCCGCCGGTGGCGGCGGGGTTGGTGCTGCCCGAGTTCGACGGGTCGGTGGACGAGGCGGCGGCCGAGGTACCGCCACCGCAGCCGGTGAGCAGGACCAGGGCGAGACCGGCGGCCGGCACGGCGGCGAGGGCCTTGCGGTGCGAAGCGAGGGAGGACATGGACATGGTGGTCTCCTGTAGGAAGTGACGGAAGGTCAGATAGGAATGGAGCGGCAGTGCGGGCGAGCGTGACTAAGGGGTACGCAGCGCGTCGATCGGGGTGAGTCGGGCGGCCCTGGCTGCCGGATAGACACCGGCCGTCGCGCCGATCGCGAGGGAGACCACCAGACTGCCCAGCGCCACGCTGGTGCTGACGGTCACCGGTTGGTCGATCATGGAGGGCAATGCCCCGGCCAGGCCGAGGCCGAGTCCCAGGCCCAGCGCGCCACCGGTGAGGCCGAGGGTGCCGGCCTCGGTGAGGAACTGGGTGCGGATCGCTCGCGGGGTGGCGCCCAGCGACTTGCGCAGACCGATC containing:
- a CDS encoding DUF5666 domain-containing protein encodes the protein MSMSSLASHRKALAAVPAAGLALVLLTGCGGGTSAAASSTDPSNSGSTNPAATGGGTPGGTRNFPGANGRIAEVTGKTLQVQSTTTQTAVTYTGSTKLTQTVSAAKSDLAVGKCISVRSADTGTTTSTDNSVPVAASSVSISDPVDGSCTGGFGGGGGNLGAGFPGPGAGGQAPTGQPPADATGQSGAAGGNPAGRGMGPRGANGTITKVDGDTVTVESQQPQFNQNTSGSAASTTPTITTVTRTVTLSSATTYTKSASASSADLKVGKCVAALGTTGTDGTLTATSIALSPAQNGTCSAGFGGRGNGAAATTTS